The genomic DNA CCGATGCCAAATGTTAaggcaaagaaaaagaaaaagaagaagaaaatcatgCAAGATTTATGTCCCAGAACTGAAAATGAAGTAATATCTTCTGAACTGATGTTAGAGGGCTTAACTTTAGGAGCTAGCTCTTCCGGTCACCAAAAGATTGCTCCTTATCCTGCTACATCACAGTTCGTAAACAAAGATAGTGATAACAGAACGCCGAAGAAGCATTGCAATTCCTCCATATTACAAGTTGATCCCAAGTTTCTTAGTGCGGAGAATGAGCTGCGAAGGATATTCGGTTCCAGA from Sesamum indicum cultivar Zhongzhi No. 13 unplaced genomic scaffold, S_indicum_v1.0 C01306, whole genome shotgun sequence includes the following:
- the LOC105155283 gene encoding uncharacterized protein LOC105155283, which gives rise to MPNVKAKKKKKKKKIMQDLCPRTENEVISSELMLEGLTLGASSSGHQKIAPYPATSQFVNKDSDNRTPKKHCNSSILQVDPKFLSAENELRRIFGSRVVKSHERSQLSVNSRLIRGGRRGNHNLKKTVLVSASQHWPRWDGSLTMELLESKDGVHYFR